One window of Fibrobacter sp. genomic DNA carries:
- a CDS encoding U32 family peptidase produces MNKPELLAPAGDLTRMKYAFAYGADAVYAGQPTFSLRSRENGFKSLEDLAEGIEYAHSRGKKFYLTSNIIPRNVKVESFQKALRAAIELKPDALIVADPGFVGWLLKELPQVEVHLSVQANCTNYLTAKFWHELGVKRVILSRELRLPEIIEMKNMLPSLEFEVFVHGAVCMSMSGRCMLSNWVTHRDANLGACDNSCRMPYRLYANEGPQCEDYKEQVGNFTLQRTDRPELDPIALDEDTWGTYFMSSRDLCALEVVPDLMKAGLESFKIEGRTKSVYYLSQVVQAYRMAIDACAAQSDNGEEMHVTDESRKAISFVDGRGFMPGFLKGPLPQNYESTHVEAEGGCVAAQILDYDPASHSVSVNVKNPFSMDDSLELMMPGFMTPCEVLSMNDFRGGAADRLNPGTVGRIFLPKDVIFTPENANFGFFVKKSAPKTK; encoded by the coding sequence ATGAATAAGCCTGAACTTCTTGCTCCCGCTGGCGATCTTACCCGAATGAAGTACGCCTTTGCGTATGGAGCTGATGCAGTCTATGCTGGTCAACCGACTTTCTCCCTCCGTTCCCGCGAGAACGGTTTCAAGAGCTTGGAAGACTTGGCCGAAGGTATTGAATATGCTCATAGCCGCGGCAAGAAATTCTACCTTACCAGCAATATCATTCCCCGAAACGTGAAGGTGGAATCTTTCCAGAAGGCCCTGCGTGCAGCAATTGAACTTAAGCCCGACGCACTGATTGTGGCTGATCCGGGTTTTGTGGGCTGGCTCTTGAAGGAACTGCCCCAGGTGGAAGTGCACCTGTCTGTCCAGGCGAACTGTACCAATTACTTGACTGCGAAATTCTGGCATGAGCTGGGTGTGAAGCGCGTTATCTTGAGTCGCGAACTTCGTCTTCCCGAAATCATCGAGATGAAGAATATGCTTCCATCCCTGGAATTTGAAGTCTTTGTCCATGGTGCTGTGTGCATGTCCATGTCGGGACGTTGCATGCTTTCCAACTGGGTTACCCATAGGGATGCAAACCTTGGCGCCTGCGACAACTCCTGCCGCATGCCCTACCGTCTTTATGCCAACGAAGGCCCTCAGTGCGAAGACTACAAGGAACAGGTCGGGAACTTTACGCTTCAGCGTACCGACCGTCCGGAACTTGATCCGATCGCTCTTGATGAGGATACCTGGGGAACGTACTTCATGAGCAGCCGCGACCTGTGTGCCTTGGAGGTTGTACCGGATCTTATGAAGGCTGGCCTTGAATCCTTCAAGATTGAAGGCCGAACCAAGTCTGTGTACTACTTGAGCCAGGTGGTTCAGGCCTACCGTATGGCAATCGATGCATGCGCTGCCCAGTCCGATAATGGCGAAGAAATGCACGTGACCGATGAAAGCCGCAAGGCAATTTCCTTTGTAGATGGTCGAGGCTTTATGCCGGGTTTCTTGAAGGGCCCGTTGCCCCAGAATTATGAATCTACCCATGTAGAGGCGGAAGGGGGATGTGTTGCAGCCCAGATTCTGGATTATGACCCGGCAAGCCATTCCGTCAGTGTCAATGTGAAGAATCCCTTCTCCATGGATGATTCCCTGGAGTTGATGATGCCCGGTTTCATGACGCCTTGCGAAGTCCTTTCGATGAATGATTTCAGGGGTGGCGCTGCGGATAGACTCAATCCGGGTACCGTAGGCCGCATTTTCTTACCGAAAGATGTGATTTTTACTCCAGAAAACGCAAATTTTGGCTTTTTTGTTAAGAAAAGTGCCCCAAAAACAAAGTAA
- a CDS encoding polyprenol monophosphomannose synthase has product MAYPKSLVIVPTYNEKENILLIMSAILEQNECLEILVVDDGSPDGTGDMVEAETLKNPRIHLLRRPGKMGLGTAYVTGFKWALERDYERVFEMDADFSHNPADLNRFLEAAEKGADLVLGSRYQHNRISVVNWDLKRLILSYGANVYTRLATGLPISDATGGFKCYCRSALQALNLDKMKSDGYCFQIETTFKVWKKGLTVKEIPIVFTDRTRGTSKMSGGIISEAFFLVLKLRLGLA; this is encoded by the coding sequence ATGGCATATCCGAAGAGTTTAGTGATTGTACCGACCTACAATGAGAAGGAAAACATCCTGCTCATTATGTCTGCTATTCTGGAACAGAATGAATGTCTTGAAATCCTGGTAGTGGACGATGGTTCCCCGGACGGAACCGGTGATATGGTCGAGGCAGAAACTCTGAAGAATCCCCGCATTCATCTTCTTCGCCGCCCAGGCAAGATGGGTCTTGGAACAGCTTATGTTACAGGGTTCAAGTGGGCCTTGGAACGTGATTATGAACGAGTATTCGAAATGGATGCGGACTTCAGTCATAATCCTGCGGATTTGAATCGTTTCCTGGAAGCGGCCGAAAAAGGTGCAGACCTTGTGCTTGGTAGCCGTTACCAGCATAATCGCATTAGCGTTGTAAACTGGGATCTCAAACGATTGATTCTCAGCTATGGCGCGAACGTCTATACCCGTCTTGCAACAGGCCTTCCCATTAGCGATGCCACTGGCGGCTTCAAGTGCTATTGCCGCAGTGCTCTCCAGGCCTTGAATCTGGACAAGATGAAAAGTGATGGATACTGTTTCCAGATCGAAACGACCTTCAAGGTTTGGAAGAAGGGACTTACCGTCAAGGAAATTCCCATTGTGTTTACGGATCGAACTCGAGGCACATCCAAGATGAGCGGCGGCATTATTTCCGAAGCCTTCTTCCTGGTTCTTAAACTGCGTCTCGGCTTGGCTTAG
- a CDS encoding capsule assembly Wzi family protein translates to MLFELHRTTTGEGRQFFAFPRRDTSFRASMREDVSESLLGYDNVNGAFVLGHDNSVPCGESDTACIALAKELAVKHPRIAVAMSLVGGMDYRGGEALGDTIWPSIDGGIYLRGYADSVDFELDARIYDEGHSADRPKSFDGEFLEVQREENNSGLEYTSYARYRAHFAFNYDWFRLDFARDVMHWGPGYYNNLTLNQFALPYNMVTMDLQFGPLRVTTFYADLRIYNSMSMKNKDENRNLFGHRYELAAGNATIGVSELQVQYDNLKPWLFMPAVPLFMEKGNYSEDSNNGSLSFDFNYRLFNAVRFYTEFFLDDMESPVSLVNNDNIEAKWAWMAGIHGAQDFTVNGHLLEVGSIAEYARIEPYVYSHFTKNTAQMAHLGRPIGNQNGPNSQVIDWTLYGRLDRHIFASLRHTWYWKGTDYGSAVNDTTPRVDHMKIHKKFLDGAKMEYSLTPSISYEGQFVSYMGEITLINDKKVYLRAGFKW, encoded by the coding sequence ATGTTGTTTGAACTTCATCGGACCACGACAGGGGAGGGTCGCCAGTTCTTCGCATTCCCCCGAAGGGATACTTCCTTTAGGGCCTCGATGCGAGAGGATGTTTCGGAATCCCTGCTTGGCTACGATAACGTCAATGGAGCCTTTGTTTTAGGTCATGATAATAGTGTTCCTTGCGGAGAAAGTGATACGGCATGTATCGCCCTGGCTAAGGAACTTGCAGTGAAGCACCCCCGCATTGCCGTAGCCATGTCCCTTGTGGGAGGCATGGATTACCGAGGTGGGGAAGCCCTGGGCGATACGATTTGGCCTAGCATAGATGGTGGTATTTATCTTCGCGGTTATGCCGATTCCGTGGACTTTGAGTTGGATGCCCGTATCTACGACGAAGGTCATTCAGCAGATCGTCCCAAGTCCTTTGACGGGGAATTCCTGGAAGTGCAGCGTGAGGAAAACAACTCAGGCTTGGAGTATACCAGCTATGCACGTTATCGCGCCCATTTCGCTTTTAACTATGACTGGTTCCGCCTGGACTTCGCTCGTGACGTGATGCATTGGGGGCCCGGTTATTACAACAATTTGACGTTGAACCAGTTTGCCCTTCCTTATAACATGGTTACCATGGATCTTCAGTTCGGACCGCTTCGTGTAACTACGTTCTATGCTGACTTGAGAATTTACAACAGCATGAGCATGAAGAACAAGGACGAAAACAGAAACCTGTTTGGTCACCGTTACGAACTGGCCGCCGGCAACGCAACCATTGGTGTGAGCGAACTTCAGGTGCAGTACGATAATCTGAAACCCTGGCTGTTTATGCCTGCCGTTCCTCTGTTCATGGAAAAGGGAAACTACTCTGAGGATAGCAATAACGGTTCTCTGTCCTTCGACTTCAACTATCGCCTTTTCAACGCAGTCCGATTCTATACGGAATTCTTCCTGGATGACATGGAAAGTCCGGTAAGCTTGGTAAATAACGATAATATCGAAGCCAAGTGGGCTTGGATGGCCGGTATTCACGGTGCCCAGGATTTTACAGTAAATGGTCATCTGCTGGAAGTCGGTTCCATTGCTGAATACGCACGAATCGAACCTTACGTATATAGCCATTTTACCAAGAATACCGCCCAGATGGCCCACCTTGGTCGCCCCATTGGCAATCAGAATGGCCCCAATAGCCAGGTGATCGACTGGACTCTTTATGGTAGGCTGGATAGGCATATCTTCGCCTCCCTCCGCCATACCTGGTACTGGAAGGGAACTGATTACGGTAGTGCGGTAAACGATACTACGCCTCGCGTAGACCATATGAAAATCCATAAGAAGTTCCTTGACGGAGCCAAGATGGAATACTCCCTGACGCCCTCCATCAGCTACGAAGGTCAGTTTGTCAGCTACATGGGGGAGATAACCTTGATAAACGATAAGAAGGTCTATCTTCGCGCAGGATTCAAGTGGTAA
- a CDS encoding glycosyltransferase family 2 protein, giving the protein MDLSLVIPVKEESENLPELLKEIAAAIDPTGFKYEAIIIDDGSRDNTWEVIENLSKEYPFLRGYRFQFNCGKAAGLAFGFSKATGRYVATLDGDLQDDPLEIPKMINILEEGYDLVSGWKIRRLDPWHKTWPSKLFNLTVSAVCGKRLHDFNCGIKAYRSSVVRFINLYGDFHRFIPVMAKWQGFRITEMPVAHRARVHGVSKYGVSRLVSGFLDLLSLMFLKSFSAKPLHFFGLLGLIFVMLGLGVSGYFGYEWIQTGALHVRPLLLAGGFSLVMGVQFFSLGLLGEMMNGSKKQTYPVAEQIRDTLE; this is encoded by the coding sequence ATGGATTTAAGTTTGGTCATTCCGGTTAAGGAAGAAAGCGAAAACCTTCCGGAACTCCTGAAAGAAATCGCCGCCGCCATCGATCCTACTGGCTTCAAGTACGAAGCTATCATTATCGATGACGGTAGCCGCGACAATACCTGGGAAGTAATCGAAAACCTCTCCAAGGAGTATCCCTTCCTTCGCGGATACCGTTTCCAGTTCAACTGCGGCAAGGCTGCCGGACTGGCTTTCGGCTTTTCCAAGGCTACTGGCCGCTATGTTGCCACTCTGGATGGCGACCTTCAGGATGACCCTCTTGAAATTCCCAAGATGATCAATATCCTTGAAGAAGGCTATGACCTGGTTTCTGGCTGGAAGATTCGTCGCCTGGATCCCTGGCACAAGACCTGGCCCTCCAAGTTGTTCAACCTGACAGTTTCTGCCGTATGCGGCAAGCGCCTTCACGACTTTAATTGCGGTATCAAGGCATATCGCAGTTCCGTGGTTCGCTTTATCAACTTGTATGGCGACTTCCATCGCTTTATTCCGGTGATGGCCAAGTGGCAAGGTTTCCGTATTACCGAAATGCCTGTGGCTCATCGAGCCCGTGTCCACGGTGTTTCCAAGTATGGCGTATCCCGCCTGGTTTCCGGATTCCTTGACCTGCTTTCCCTGATGTTCCTCAAGAGTTTTTCCGCAAAGCCTCTGCACTTCTTTGGCTTGCTGGGTCTGATCTTTGTGATGCTGGGTCTCGGTGTGTCCGGATACTTCGGCTACGAATGGATCCAGACTGGTGCACTCCATGTGCGTCCCTTGCTTCTGGCAGGAGGATTCTCCCTGGTTATGGGAGTTCAGTTCTTTAGCCTTGGACTTCTAGGTGAAATGATGAACGGAAGCAAGAAACAGACCTATCCGGTGGCGGAACAGATACGGGATACCCTGGAATAG
- a CDS encoding type IV pilus twitching motility protein PilT: MAELRIEQLLREMVNRKASDLHIRVGVPPVYRINGSLQRPIEVRVDAAMMDSFLDDIMNREQKLRFEQNKECDFAVGARDMGRFRVNVFRQRGSIAIVIRHIKAKIPAFEELHLPEIIRDLALTKRGLILVTGTTGSGKSTTLASMLDYINQKESVNIITVEDPIEYLYRDNKAIISQREIGVDTLSYANALRAALRQDPDVLLVGEIRDLETMQIAMTAADTGHMVFATIHTTNATETIHRVLSMYPPHQHEEIRLLLAEVLAGIISLRLLPTKDGQGRVPAAEVLVNTGAIKEYIQDKDKIDMVEQAIAEGHMQYHSQTFDQALLALYQSEQISLETAMNAATNPDDFDLKIRGISGTSERGWM, from the coding sequence ATGGCAGAACTTCGTATTGAACAACTTCTTCGCGAGATGGTGAATCGCAAGGCTTCCGACTTGCATATCCGTGTTGGTGTTCCGCCTGTATACCGTATCAACGGCTCCCTGCAGCGACCTATCGAAGTTCGTGTGGACGCCGCAATGATGGATTCCTTCTTGGATGACATCATGAACCGAGAACAAAAGTTGCGTTTTGAACAAAATAAGGAATGCGACTTTGCTGTGGGTGCTCGTGACATGGGCCGTTTCCGTGTAAATGTTTTCCGTCAGCGCGGATCCATCGCCATCGTTATTCGTCATATCAAGGCAAAGATTCCTGCCTTCGAAGAATTGCATCTTCCCGAAATTATCCGTGATCTGGCCTTGACCAAGCGAGGTCTTATCCTGGTTACAGGAACAACGGGCTCCGGTAAGTCTACGACACTTGCTTCCATGCTGGATTACATCAACCAGAAGGAATCGGTGAACATCATTACCGTTGAAGATCCGATTGAATACCTGTATCGCGATAACAAGGCTATCATTTCTCAGCGCGAAATTGGTGTGGATACATTGTCTTACGCCAATGCGCTTCGTGCAGCCCTTCGTCAGGATCCGGACGTTCTTCTGGTTGGCGAAATTCGTGACTTGGAAACCATGCAGATTGCTATGACGGCCGCCGATACTGGCCATATGGTGTTTGCTACCATTCATACGACCAACGCCACAGAAACAATCCATCGTGTGCTTTCCATGTACCCGCCTCACCAGCACGAAGAAATTCGATTGCTCCTGGCGGAAGTTCTTGCCGGTATCATTTCCCTGCGTCTGTTGCCTACCAAGGATGGCCAGGGCCGAGTCCCTGCTGCTGAAGTGCTGGTGAACACCGGAGCCATCAAGGAGTATATCCAGGACAAGGACAAGATTGACATGGTTGAACAGGCTATTGCCGAGGGCCACATGCAGTACCATAGCCAGACTTTTGACCAGGCCTTGCTTGCTCTTTACCAGTCTGAGCAGATTTCTCTGGAAACCGCCATGAACGCTGCTACCAACCCGGATGACTTCGACTTGAAGATTCGTGGTATTTCTGGTACGTCCGAACGTGGCTGGATGTAA
- a CDS encoding glycosyltransferase family 2 protein: MAVDYSCSVIIVAYNSCDFIPACLKSVRDASEGIDAEVIVLDNGSPEPITAEIKNFFPEVKWIDSKENLGFGKGCNLAVKSASKPYLFFINPDTLVSRDSFRKMLEFVQEHPETGLAGSRILNEDGSLQLACRRSFPTTFSAISKTVGLAALFPKSKLFASYNMTYADPDEVTEVDAISGSFFCMRRDLYEQLKGFDEDFFMYGEDLDLCFRAKVAGFKNYYTPATNILHFKGQSCKTRRWKSYLDFYKAMIIFVKKHKDLYFVPSLLVTLGILFAAFVGMFTRLIPKFWKIFLDLGVVALWALIAFRSEHEVVLDYACFDDGTSSCPEPVHALLQHSIFDGRLFENWWLVAIVAIVNIVFLTFRGEYASGSLKGDRFIRHLLPLNLLSVGCYIGYRLVTQLPQTFAGFQNPMMAYDKPWAIIVGVSILFIPLALKAWRRVAFWINYFYRIFAKKRHRSILLGGSQDSLNSWFDRYNVIPGIEILGCVTNDKSKITDENRQHVLGNLSEMESICNRTGCRELLVVSNASGFRESYDINWLDNLGLRVYLLIGNAVNGDYALVNLKYLR; the protein is encoded by the coding sequence ATGGCTGTAGATTATTCCTGTTCCGTCATCATTGTCGCCTATAATTCTTGCGACTTCATTCCTGCCTGTCTTAAGTCTGTCCGCGATGCTAGTGAAGGTATCGATGCGGAAGTCATTGTGCTGGATAACGGATCCCCGGAACCGATCACCGCTGAAATCAAGAATTTTTTCCCGGAAGTCAAGTGGATTGACTCCAAGGAAAATCTGGGCTTTGGCAAGGGCTGCAATCTTGCTGTAAAATCCGCCTCCAAGCCTTATCTGTTTTTTATCAATCCTGATACTCTCGTATCTAGGGATTCCTTCCGCAAGATGCTGGAATTTGTGCAGGAACATCCTGAAACAGGTCTTGCCGGTAGCCGTATCCTGAATGAGGATGGTTCCCTGCAGTTGGCTTGCCGCCGTTCCTTCCCGACGACTTTTTCCGCAATTTCAAAGACGGTGGGCCTGGCCGCCTTGTTCCCCAAGAGCAAACTGTTCGCCTCCTACAACATGACCTACGCCGATCCGGACGAGGTTACGGAAGTGGATGCCATCAGTGGTTCTTTCTTCTGCATGCGCCGTGACTTGTACGAACAGCTGAAGGGCTTTGACGAAGACTTCTTCATGTATGGCGAAGACTTGGATCTCTGCTTCCGCGCAAAGGTGGCTGGTTTCAAGAATTACTATACCCCGGCTACAAACATCCTCCATTTTAAGGGACAGAGCTGCAAGACTCGTCGCTGGAAGTCCTACCTGGATTTCTACAAGGCAATGATCATCTTTGTGAAAAAGCACAAGGACCTGTATTTTGTTCCCTCGCTCTTGGTGACTCTGGGTATTCTGTTTGCTGCGTTCGTGGGAATGTTTACCCGCCTGATTCCAAAGTTCTGGAAGATTTTCCTGGACTTGGGCGTGGTGGCCCTGTGGGCTCTGATTGCTTTTAGGTCAGAACATGAAGTTGTGCTGGATTATGCGTGTTTTGACGATGGGACCAGTAGCTGTCCGGAACCTGTCCATGCGCTTTTACAGCATTCCATATTTGATGGCAGGTTGTTTGAAAACTGGTGGCTTGTAGCTATAGTGGCCATAGTCAATATTGTTTTCCTGACTTTCCGTGGGGAATATGCTAGTGGCAGTCTTAAGGGGGATCGTTTTATCCGTCACCTTTTGCCGTTGAACTTGCTTTCCGTGGGTTGTTATATTGGATACCGCCTTGTTACGCAGCTGCCTCAGACATTTGCTGGTTTTCAGAATCCCATGATGGCTTATGACAAACCCTGGGCGATTATCGTTGGTGTTTCCATTCTGTTCATCCCCTTGGCCCTCAAGGCCTGGCGCCGTGTGGCATTCTGGATAAACTATTTCTACCGTATCTTTGCCAAGAAGCGTCACCGCTCCATTCTTCTGGGCGGATCCCAGGATTCCTTGAACAGCTGGTTTGACCGTTACAATGTGATTCCGGGTATCGAAATCCTTGGCTGCGTTACCAATGACAAGTCTAAAATTACTGACGAAAATCGTCAGCATGTCCTGGGAAACCTGTCCGAGATGGAGTCTATTTGCAACCGTACGGGCTGTCGTGAGCTTTTGGTTGTTTCCAATGCGTCCGGATTCCGTGAATCCTACGACATAAATTGGCTTGATAATCTTGGTTTGAGGGTCTATTTGCTTATTGGGAACGCTGTAAATGGCGATTATGCCCTTGTAAACCTCAAATACTTGCGCTAG
- a CDS encoding DnaA/Hda family protein, protein MSNTVSLLDFEESPWQSVLERFRAECNDFLGSTILETVGFEGIQDGYALLTVPDELRENWINTHYRDIFRKAFSAVYGTEFIDYRIRQIAPTAAVPEMTLSERKLTAPKAPVLPRVRAAQSKPKARKKLSLYANYTFENFVEGESNSTAFKACKSVSENPGDPGLNPLFVYGASGLGKTHLLQSIACCIQKKQPSANVVYCHAYDFLRDATSVAKALKLKSGNVRELAEAFQEKYEKCDILLLDDVQLLEKGIATQERLAILIRHLRSMGKQVVISCDRHPSKFTRVEDMYESASSKSGVPSISSKLLAPLESCVAVGIDEPDLQTRLQLFQKKSSNVPFVDKDREEICRFLSIPPRQNVRVIEGMLNWLGAMNHFCNENLDLNAVKRLVAPNESSSRAEISIKGIAETVALEFGTDLVSLRSKRQDAGTSLPRKVSMYLSRRLTSESLVNIGVFFGRDYATVIAAIRSLEKLLDKDETLARRVQDIQYLLEA, encoded by the coding sequence GTGTCGAATACTGTTTCTTTATTGGATTTTGAAGAGTCTCCCTGGCAGTCCGTGCTGGAGCGATTCCGTGCAGAGTGTAATGATTTTTTGGGTTCTACCATTCTTGAAACTGTAGGTTTCGAGGGAATACAGGATGGCTATGCCTTGCTGACTGTGCCGGATGAACTGCGGGAAAATTGGATCAACACCCATTATAGAGATATTTTCCGTAAGGCTTTTTCTGCTGTTTACGGTACAGAGTTTATTGACTATCGTATTCGCCAGATTGCCCCGACGGCTGCAGTTCCCGAGATGACTCTTTCCGAGCGTAAGCTGACTGCTCCCAAGGCTCCTGTATTGCCCCGTGTTCGTGCAGCCCAGTCCAAGCCCAAGGCTAGAAAAAAGCTTAGCCTTTATGCCAACTACACCTTCGAAAACTTTGTGGAAGGCGAATCAAATTCTACTGCATTCAAGGCCTGCAAATCTGTTTCCGAAAATCCTGGCGATCCGGGCCTGAATCCGCTGTTTGTCTACGGGGCGTCCGGTCTCGGCAAAACGCACTTGTTGCAGTCTATCGCATGCTGTATCCAGAAGAAACAGCCTTCTGCCAACGTGGTTTACTGCCATGCGTACGATTTCCTGCGTGATGCAACCTCTGTGGCCAAGGCCCTTAAGCTGAAGTCGGGTAATGTCAGGGAACTGGCAGAAGCCTTCCAGGAAAAGTACGAAAAGTGCGACATTCTCCTGCTAGACGATGTGCAACTTCTGGAGAAGGGGATTGCAACACAGGAACGCCTTGCGATCCTCATAAGGCATCTTCGTTCCATGGGCAAGCAGGTGGTTATCTCCTGCGACCGCCATCCGTCCAAGTTTACCCGTGTGGAAGACATGTACGAAAGCGCTAGCAGCAAGAGCGGAGTTCCCAGTATATCTTCCAAGCTTTTGGCTCCGCTTGAATCTTGCGTTGCCGTAGGTATCGATGAACCCGATCTGCAGACAAGATTGCAACTGTTCCAGAAGAAATCTTCGAACGTTCCCTTTGTTGACAAGGATCGTGAGGAAATCTGCAGGTTCCTTAGTATTCCTCCTCGCCAGAATGTGCGCGTTATCGAGGGCATGTTGAACTGGCTTGGTGCCATGAATCATTTCTGCAACGAAAATCTTGACCTGAATGCCGTCAAACGTCTGGTTGCTCCAAACGAATCGTCCAGCCGTGCAGAAATTTCCATCAAGGGTATTGCCGAAACGGTCGCCCTTGAATTTGGTACAGACCTGGTGTCCCTGAGGAGCAAACGTCAGGATGCCGGAACCTCCTTGCCTCGCAAGGTGTCTATGTATTTGAGCCGTAGGCTTACATCAGAATCCCTGGTGAATATCGGGGTGTTCTTTGGTCGCGACTACGCCACAGTTATCGCCGCAATCCGGTCCCTGGAAAAGCTCTTGGATAAGGATGAAACCCTGGCTCGCAGGGTTCAGGATATCCAGTATTTGTTGGAAGCCTAG